From the Candidatus Methanoplasma cognatum genome, one window contains:
- a CDS encoding thiamine phosphate synthase, whose protein sequence is MIIAATDRKISMLPFKEQIALIAEAGPEMIILSERDLSPPEYKELALFCKAECEKNGVEFCADKFAEVAKELGVGTIYVSLRDLRTSKPEGFGRILTTVRNEKEAAEAERLGASLLIFRDVFDLSCKSCRNAKGLATLRYMLGEVDIPVVGAGGILPDVFQEVLASDAAGICMRDGFMKTKDPGAAVKAYREAERQLKRTR, encoded by the coding sequence ATGATAATAGCGGCCACCGACAGAAAGATATCCATGCTGCCCTTCAAAGAACAGATCGCCCTTATTGCAGAAGCCGGACCGGAAATGATCATTCTCTCCGAACGGGACCTTTCCCCGCCCGAATATAAAGAACTGGCGTTGTTCTGCAAAGCGGAGTGCGAGAAGAACGGCGTGGAGTTCTGTGCGGATAAATTCGCGGAGGTGGCGAAGGAACTGGGGGTCGGGACGATATACGTCAGCCTTCGGGACCTCAGGACCTCTAAGCCGGAAGGATTCGGCAGGATACTGACCACCGTGCGGAACGAGAAGGAGGCGGCGGAGGCAGAAAGACTGGGCGCCTCGCTGCTGATATTCCGCGATGTCTTTGATCTTTCATGCAAATCATGCAGGAACGCGAAAGGTCTTGCCACGCTCAGATACATGCTGGGGGAAGTGGACATCCCAGTCGTTGGGGCGGGAGGCATCCTTCCGGATGTTTTCCAGGAGGTCCTGGCATCCGATGCGGCGGGCATATGCATGAGGGACGGGTTCATGAAGACCAAGGACCCGGGTGCGGCGGTCAAAGCGTACCGCGAGGCGGAGAGACAGCTGAAAAGGACGCGCTGA
- the ilvD gene encoding dihydroxy-acid dehydratase, whose translation MRSDVVRKGIGSAPARSLLRADGLKDEDFEKPFIGIANSWNDIVPGHLHLNEIAEAVREGIIEAGGKPFTFGVPAICDGIAMGHNGMRFSLISREVISDCCEVMIEGHAFDGWVGVTNCDKVTPGMLMAAGRMNVPAIMITGGAMEPGNLNEGDLDLQSVFEALGSYSAGTVDENFVKTIECAACPGTGSCSGLFTANSMACLTEVLGLSMTGCGTSLAVDKKKLKIAKETGKRIVELVKKDIKPRDIVTMRSFRNAVRVDMAIGGSTNTALHIPAISKDFGCNVTLDLFDEISREIPHITSLRPAGIYSMRDLDRAGGMPGVLNRLKGMIEDAPTVNGKSVKEIAEEAKVTDDNVLRPLDNPFHPQGGIAILKGNLAPQGSVVKQAAVSENMMRFTGKARVFDSEQDATAAITSGKIVPGDVIVIRYEGPKGAPGMPEMLSPTSLVMGRGLGDSVALITDGRFSGATRGGAIGHISPEAYEKGPISALKDGDVIEIDIPGRKLSVKISDEEMKERLSKVKAVEHPATGVQKRYRKLVTNGANGAYLE comes from the coding sequence ATGAGAAGCGACGTCGTCAGAAAAGGGATAGGAAGCGCGCCGGCCAGAAGTCTGCTGAGAGCAGACGGCCTGAAGGACGAGGATTTCGAGAAGCCGTTCATAGGCATAGCCAATTCGTGGAACGATATCGTGCCCGGACATCTCCACCTCAACGAGATCGCGGAAGCGGTCAGAGAAGGGATAATAGAGGCGGGAGGAAAGCCGTTCACCTTCGGCGTTCCGGCGATCTGCGACGGCATAGCCATGGGCCATAACGGCATGAGGTTCTCTCTCATATCCAGAGAGGTGATCTCCGATTGCTGCGAGGTCATGATCGAGGGCCATGCCTTTGACGGATGGGTCGGGGTCACGAACTGTGATAAAGTGACGCCGGGAATGCTCATGGCGGCGGGAAGAATGAACGTTCCCGCAATAATGATAACGGGAGGCGCCATGGAGCCCGGGAACCTCAACGAAGGGGATCTCGACCTCCAATCGGTGTTCGAGGCGCTGGGATCATATTCCGCCGGGACCGTGGATGAGAACTTCGTGAAGACCATAGAGTGCGCCGCATGTCCCGGAACGGGAAGCTGCTCCGGTCTTTTCACCGCAAACTCGATGGCATGCCTGACCGAGGTCCTGGGACTGAGCATGACCGGCTGCGGGACATCGCTGGCCGTGGATAAGAAAAAATTAAAGATCGCAAAGGAAACGGGAAAGAGGATAGTCGAACTCGTGAAGAAGGACATTAAGCCCCGAGATATAGTGACCATGAGGTCATTCAGGAACGCCGTGCGCGTCGATATGGCCATAGGCGGATCGACGAACACCGCCCTCCACATTCCCGCGATATCGAAGGACTTCGGGTGCAACGTCACGCTGGACCTTTTCGATGAGATATCCAGAGAGATACCCCATATAACAAGCCTCAGGCCGGCAGGGATATACTCAATGCGGGACCTGGACCGCGCCGGAGGCATGCCGGGGGTCCTGAACAGATTGAAGGGAATGATCGAGGACGCCCCCACCGTCAACGGAAAGAGCGTGAAGGAGATCGCGGAGGAGGCAAAGGTCACGGACGACAATGTCCTGAGGCCTTTGGACAACCCGTTCCATCCGCAGGGCGGGATAGCGATACTGAAGGGAAACCTTGCACCTCAGGGATCCGTCGTAAAGCAGGCGGCGGTGAGCGAGAACATGATGCGCTTCACCGGAAAGGCGAGGGTGTTCGACAGCGAGCAGGACGCGACCGCCGCGATAACATCCGGAAAGATAGTGCCCGGAGATGTGATCGTCATAAGGTACGAAGGTCCGAAGGGAGCTCCGGGAATGCCGGAGATGCTGTCGCCCACCAGCCTTGTCATGGGCAGAGGCCTCGGAGATTCCGTGGCGCTGATCACAGACGGAAGGTTCTCGGGCGCGACGAGAGGAGGGGCAATAGGACACATCTCTCCGGAAGCTTACGAAAAGGGGCCGATATCGGCGCTGAAGGACGGAGATGTTATCGAGATAGATATCCCCGGAAGGAAGCTCAGTGTGAAGATATCCGACGAAGAGATGAAAGAGCGCCTTTCCAAAGTGAAAGCGGTCGAGCATCCGGCGACAGGCGTTCAGAAAAGGTACAGGAAACTGGTAACCAACGGCGCGAACGGCGCATACCTGGAATGA
- a CDS encoding chorismate mutase, translating into MSLDELRSGIKETDLEILCLMKKRLDLAKEVGLCKIEKGLEIIEPSVEEAVVGRYRAFAEDNGMNPEYAEDICRILIRESVELQRSLK; encoded by the coding sequence ATGAGCCTGGATGAGCTTAGGTCGGGAATAAAAGAAACGGACCTTGAGATACTGTGCCTCATGAAAAAAAGGCTGGACCTTGCCAAAGAGGTCGGTCTCTGCAAAATAGAGAAGGGGCTGGAGATCATCGAGCCCTCCGTTGAAGAAGCGGTCGTCGGAAGATATCGAGCTTTCGCCGAAGACAACGGAATGAACCCCGAATATGCCGAGGATATCTGCAGGATCCTTATCCGAGAGTCGGTGGAACTGCAGAGATCCCTCAAATGA
- the aroC gene encoding chorismate synthase, with protein MYRMGELIVFTLYGESHTEYVGGTLDGVPEGTEISVEQINRELDLRKPSEGIGTPRAEPDEVDFLSGIWGGKATGQRIHYRIANTNTDTSKYEIFNRTPRPGHADLPALVKSPDHKIKGGNQFSGRLTVSIVVAGSIARQFLSQRGISVAAFTRSIGKIKDEEERTFDDAVLSKQRRTKAATDDLDSMMADAILEASFDKDSVGGTIECIATGLPIGLGGTWFESLDAEIARAVFGIPACKGVEFGKGFGLAGMRGSESNDPYYYDDGIKLRSNNMGGVLGGMSDGAPLVFRAVFKPTPSIGKEQDTVDLELMENAKVSVEGRHDPCIVPRAVIVVESVTCLVLADQIIRGEL; from the coding sequence ATGTACAGGATGGGAGAATTGATCGTGTTCACGCTCTATGGAGAAAGCCATACTGAGTATGTGGGAGGCACTTTGGACGGCGTCCCGGAAGGCACGGAGATCAGCGTCGAACAGATCAACAGAGAGCTGGACCTGAGGAAACCTTCCGAAGGGATAGGCACCCCCCGTGCGGAACCGGATGAGGTGGATTTCCTTTCCGGGATCTGGGGAGGAAAGGCGACGGGGCAAAGGATACACTACAGGATCGCGAACACCAACACCGACACATCGAAGTACGAAATTTTCAACAGGACACCCCGCCCGGGACACGCGGATCTCCCCGCCCTTGTAAAGTCCCCGGACCACAAGATCAAAGGTGGCAACCAATTCTCCGGAAGGCTTACCGTGTCGATCGTCGTTGCCGGGAGTATCGCAAGACAGTTCCTGTCGCAGCGCGGGATCAGCGTGGCGGCGTTCACGAGATCGATAGGAAAGATAAAGGATGAGGAGGAACGGACCTTCGATGACGCCGTTCTTTCAAAACAGCGCCGGACCAAGGCGGCGACAGACGATCTGGATTCAATGATGGCCGATGCGATACTGGAAGCGTCATTTGACAAAGACAGTGTCGGAGGCACGATAGAATGCATCGCGACCGGTCTCCCCATAGGCCTCGGCGGAACGTGGTTCGAGTCCCTTGACGCGGAGATAGCAAGGGCCGTCTTCGGTATCCCCGCCTGCAAAGGCGTCGAGTTCGGAAAAGGGTTCGGGCTTGCCGGGATGAGAGGCTCGGAGAGCAACGACCCGTATTATTATGACGACGGGATAAAACTGCGCTCCAACAACATGGGAGGGGTATTGGGGGGAATGAGCGACGGCGCCCCTCTGGTATTCCGCGCGGTCTTCAAGCCGACCCCGTCCATAGGAAAAGAGCAGGATACGGTGGACCTTGAGCTAATGGAGAACGCCAAGGTCAGCGTTGAGGGGAGGCACGACCCCTGCATAGTGCCGAGGGCGGTCATCGTCGTCGAAAGCGTGACCTGCCTTGTTCTCGCGGACCAGATAATCAGAGGGGAACTATGA
- the aroA gene encoding 3-phosphoshikimate 1-carboxyvinyltransferase, producing MKMSFGGGCLKGSVSSPPSKSHTHRAIFLASMAGGVSRVSNCLISDDILSTIGAVESMGASVKRKGNELLISGGDLRSPGGIVDAGNSGTTLRIFSGIASIFDEKVTITGDSSLRKRPMGPLLDALSRMGVECSSDDGKPPVEIRGPNRGGKVAINGGISSQFITSLMVTSPMLANDSEIIIEGKMVSKPYLDVTAHIMGLFGSDVSMAGSIFSIKGGTGYRPYDYVVPADFSSAAFPLVAGALGGEVTVKGLQMDDPQGDRVIIDILKDVGALVSVSGDSVTVKKNTLLAAAIDIGGCPDLFPILAVLLSTAEGTSRLYGAPQLRFKESDRIRTTVDMLKAIGADASETDDGCVIRGRSRLRGGVVDNAGDHRIMMAAAVASLLCEDAVIMDNAECCSVSYPEFPEHMMSLGMRVEVI from the coding sequence ATGAAAATGTCATTCGGCGGCGGATGTCTGAAAGGTTCCGTTTCCTCTCCGCCGTCAAAGAGCCACACTCACAGAGCGATCTTCCTGGCCTCGATGGCCGGAGGAGTGAGCAGGGTCTCTAACTGTCTGATATCCGACGATATCCTGTCCACGATCGGGGCTGTGGAGTCCATGGGAGCATCCGTCAAGAGGAAAGGGAACGAACTCCTTATCTCCGGGGGGGACCTCCGTTCTCCCGGAGGGATAGTGGACGCCGGCAACTCCGGGACAACTCTCCGCATATTCTCCGGAATAGCATCCATATTCGATGAAAAAGTAACGATCACCGGCGACTCTTCATTGAGGAAAAGACCTATGGGGCCGCTGCTTGATGCGCTGAGCCGGATGGGGGTCGAATGCTCCTCCGACGACGGAAAACCTCCAGTGGAAATAAGGGGGCCTAACCGGGGCGGAAAGGTCGCCATAAACGGAGGCATAAGCTCGCAGTTCATTACCTCCCTGATGGTCACATCGCCCATGCTTGCCAATGATTCCGAGATAATCATCGAAGGAAAGATGGTGTCTAAGCCCTACCTTGACGTCACCGCCCATATCATGGGTCTGTTCGGTTCGGATGTAAGTATGGCGGGCAGCATATTCAGTATAAAGGGCGGGACCGGATACCGCCCGTACGATTATGTCGTGCCCGCCGACTTCTCATCCGCGGCCTTCCCCCTCGTCGCCGGAGCCTTGGGCGGAGAGGTGACCGTGAAAGGACTGCAGATGGACGATCCCCAAGGAGACAGAGTGATCATCGACATTTTGAAGGACGTCGGCGCGCTGGTATCCGTTAGCGGTGATTCCGTGACCGTGAAGAAGAACACCCTTCTGGCGGCGGCCATAGACATAGGGGGATGCCCCGATCTGTTTCCCATATTGGCGGTGCTCCTGAGCACCGCCGAAGGCACAAGCAGGCTCTACGGCGCGCCGCAGCTCAGGTTCAAGGAGAGCGACCGCATAAGGACAACGGTGGATATGCTGAAGGCCATAGGAGCGGATGCGTCCGAGACCGACGACGGATGCGTCATCAGAGGCAGAAGCAGATTGAGGGGCGGCGTCGTTGACAACGCCGGGGACCACCGCATCATGATGGCCGCGGCGGTAGCATCTTTATTATGTGAGGACGCCGTAATCATGGACAACGCAGAGTGCTGTTCGGTGTCGTATCCCGAATTCCCCGAACACATGATGTCTTTGGGAATGAGAGTCGAGGTGATATGA
- a CDS encoding shikimate kinase has protein sequence MMGQGTSYGAVSVINAMPCGIGSTIGVTLRTHAVFHPAGEAKDVLISNDPSENKEMANICVSESYKRMGIEEPDGWLLKISSEIPISRGLKSSSSACNAIISSVMDSERFDMDIIERIKLGVNCARKAGVTVTGSFDDACGCGLGGLVITDNREDTILFREDIGEYDVLIHSPKYKIRKTGLPLEKLRSISSEVGALVDVARTDPFKAMTENGKLIASVSGIDNTVSDIAMENGALGAGVSGSGPAIAIVLEPGDAEDFIERTGLVGLIFTRTRRPSI, from the coding sequence ATGATGGGGCAGGGCACCTCGTACGGTGCGGTCTCGGTGATCAACGCGATGCCCTGCGGCATCGGCTCGACCATCGGCGTCACCCTGCGGACCCATGCGGTCTTCCACCCTGCTGGAGAGGCGAAAGATGTGCTCATATCCAACGACCCTTCCGAGAATAAAGAGATGGCGAATATCTGCGTCTCTGAGTCATATAAAAGAATGGGCATCGAAGAGCCGGATGGGTGGCTGCTTAAGATCTCGTCCGAGATCCCCATATCCCGCGGGCTTAAGAGCTCAAGCTCCGCCTGCAACGCGATCATATCGTCCGTGATGGATTCGGAGAGGTTCGATATGGACATCATTGAAAGAATAAAGCTCGGGGTCAATTGTGCCAGGAAGGCGGGCGTCACCGTCACCGGGTCCTTCGACGACGCCTGCGGATGCGGGCTCGGAGGCCTTGTGATCACCGACAACAGAGAAGACACCATACTATTCCGGGAAGACATCGGCGAATACGATGTTCTGATCCATTCCCCCAAATACAAGATCAGGAAGACGGGGCTCCCTCTGGAAAAGCTGAGGAGCATATCGTCCGAGGTCGGGGCTCTGGTGGACGTAGCAAGGACCGATCCCTTCAAAGCTATGACCGAGAACGGAAAGCTGATCGCGTCCGTTTCTGGAATAGACAACACCGTCTCCGATATCGCCATGGAGAACGGCGCCCTCGGGGCCGGGGTCTCCGGATCGGGGCCGGCCATCGCAATAGTTCTGGAGCCGGGAGATGCTGAGGATTTTATTGAAAGAACGGGGCTGGTCGGACTGATCTTCACCCGCACAAGGAGGCCGTCAATATGA
- the aroE gene encoding shikimate dehydrogenase has protein sequence MRLCASLSSVSDIEGIKKADMAEIRLDILGRVPDIPGKDLIVTFRDLPDLSLLPEGFGGMIDVGEHEVPAVDLDIISSHHNFNSTPSGEDIAGLLNSMPGDVSKGAFSINSLSDLKSLYDSSRLVKKRHVLLGMGELGAVTRIRGDILGNEFTFAYVGKPTAPGQLSLEEMSYLGDDPMVVGILGHPLEKTLSPKMHNTVMKKMRIRGIYLKFDVETLEHIKDVIIDYNIKGMNVTIPHKSSVLGHLDAVDKNAETVGAVNTIVNENGVLKGYNTDILGIEHALKLAGFDPRGKRALIMGSGGAARACAFALTNNGCRVTVTGRNEVTSRSLCRDLGCDFFHKESVALMLYDLIINCTPVGMYGNDEYPVNICQLTRHHTVFDMVYGTETPLIKKAKEVGGGIVSGEDMLAMQGTASLEMWTGKKDLFEHMRGALE, from the coding sequence ATGAGACTCTGCGCATCCCTGAGCTCCGTCTCCGACATCGAAGGGATAAAAAAAGCAGATATGGCGGAGATAAGGCTGGATATCCTCGGCCGCGTTCCCGATATCCCCGGAAAGGACCTGATAGTTACGTTCAGGGACCTTCCCGATCTGTCCCTCCTGCCCGAAGGATTCGGAGGGATGATCGACGTAGGGGAACACGAAGTTCCCGCCGTCGATCTTGATATCATATCTTCACACCACAACTTCAATTCAACTCCGTCCGGGGAAGACATCGCGGGTCTGCTGAACAGCATGCCCGGCGACGTCTCGAAGGGCGCGTTCAGTATAAACTCCCTTTCCGACCTGAAGAGTCTGTACGACTCGTCCCGCCTGGTGAAAAAAAGGCATGTCCTGCTGGGCATGGGCGAGCTCGGCGCGGTCACCAGGATCAGAGGAGACATCCTGGGAAATGAATTCACTTTCGCGTACGTGGGCAAGCCAACTGCGCCGGGGCAGCTGAGTCTGGAGGAGATGTCATACCTTGGCGATGACCCAATGGTGGTCGGCATCCTCGGACATCCTTTGGAAAAGACCCTCTCTCCAAAGATGCACAACACGGTGATGAAAAAGATGAGGATCAGAGGTATCTATCTCAAATTCGACGTAGAGACCCTTGAACATATCAAGGATGTCATTATTGATTACAACATAAAGGGAATGAATGTCACGATCCCCCACAAATCATCGGTGCTCGGGCATCTCGACGCCGTTGACAAGAATGCCGAGACGGTCGGCGCGGTCAACACCATAGTCAACGAGAACGGGGTCCTGAAAGGATACAACACCGATATCCTGGGAATAGAGCATGCCCTGAAACTTGCGGGATTCGACCCTCGCGGCAAGAGAGCCCTTATCATGGGGTCCGGCGGCGCGGCTCGTGCCTGCGCGTTCGCTCTTACCAACAACGGATGCCGCGTCACCGTCACCGGAAGGAACGAAGTAACATCCCGTTCGCTCTGCCGGGACCTCGGCTGCGACTTCTTTCATAAGGAGAGTGTCGCCCTCATGCTTTACGATCTGATCATCAACTGCACCCCCGTGGGGATGTACGGAAATGACGAGTATCCAGTCAACATATGCCAGCTCACCCGGCACCATACTGTTTTCGACATGGTCTACGGGACCGAGACCCCTCTGATAAAGAAGGCAAAAGAGGTGGGCGGAGGGATCGTTTCCGGAGAGGATATGCTCGCAATGCAAGGCACCGCGTCGCTGGAGATGTGGACCGGGAAGAAAGACCTGTTCGAACATATGAGGGGGGCTTTGGAATGA
- a CDS encoding 3-dehydroquinate synthase II: MPKEMIIMADGPDDKGLRKELVTSALESGITTAIVRPEDADLGSLGNVRLLFNSGGIISDNIMFIKLNTPEDQDRAMSLGGKCEAVILGNSDWTIIPLENMIARFRGTGTKIYACASDPEDARVYLQTLEKGVDGIVIIAETGNDVRRFSDLISSSKKIELTPLEVVSVRNIEMGDRVCVDTVSMMNPGEGMLIGSQASCLFLIQSESEENGYVAARPFRVNAGAVHSYALDREGKTRYLSEYRSGDPILIVDSEGNTRISSVGRCKIEKRPMVLLEASDGKSVYSTILQNAETVKLSGPDGSVSVSRIKKGDKVFARLESGGRHFGMKIDETVREV; encoded by the coding sequence ATGCCCAAAGAAATGATAATAATGGCCGACGGCCCCGATGACAAAGGCCTCAGGAAAGAACTCGTCACGAGCGCGCTGGAGTCCGGGATCACTACCGCCATCGTCAGGCCGGAAGATGCGGACCTCGGATCCCTCGGGAATGTGAGATTGCTGTTCAACAGCGGCGGGATCATCTCCGATAATATCATGTTCATAAAGCTGAACACGCCGGAGGATCAGGACCGCGCCATGTCCCTGGGGGGGAAATGCGAAGCCGTAATCCTCGGGAATTCAGACTGGACCATCATACCGCTGGAGAACATGATAGCTAGGTTCAGAGGCACCGGCACGAAGATCTACGCCTGTGCGTCCGACCCTGAGGACGCCAGGGTCTATCTCCAAACGCTTGAGAAAGGAGTGGACGGGATCGTCATTATCGCAGAAACAGGAAATGATGTCAGAAGGTTCTCCGATTTGATATCTTCATCTAAAAAGATAGAACTCACCCCGCTGGAGGTCGTTTCTGTGAGGAACATTGAGATGGGCGACAGGGTGTGCGTCGACACGGTGAGCATGATGAACCCCGGAGAAGGCATGCTCATCGGCTCGCAGGCGTCCTGTTTATTCCTTATCCAGTCGGAGAGTGAAGAGAACGGGTACGTCGCGGCTAGGCCTTTCAGAGTTAACGCCGGTGCGGTCCACTCTTACGCCCTTGATCGTGAAGGGAAAACAAGATACCTCTCCGAATACCGTTCCGGAGATCCCATCCTTATCGTCGACTCGGAGGGGAACACAAGGATATCTTCCGTGGGAAGATGCAAGATCGAGAAAAGACCGATGGTGCTTCTCGAAGCCTCCGACGGAAAGAGCGTTTATTCCACGATCCTGCAGAATGCGGAGACCGTCAAACTCAGCGGCCCGGACGGTTCCGTATCCGTCTCAAGAATAAAGAAAGGGGACAAAGTTTTCGCCAGATTGGAATCCGGCGGAAGACACTTCGGAATGAAGATCGATGAGACCGTCAGGGAGGTATGA
- a CDS encoding 2-amino-3,7-dideoxy-D-threo-hept-6-ulosonate synthase: MYGKSIRMERIVDRKTGNSVIVPMDHGVSIGPVEGLIDMKKTVDDVANGGATAVLMHKGLIRFSHRTSGKDVGLILHLSASTDIGVTSREKTLVASVAEALKIGADAVSVHINVGAETESDMLYDMGIIAEECAEWGMPLIAMAYPRGPSIKNSYDPDAVAHAARVATELGADIVKCSYTGDVDSFRKVVKGALAPVVIAGGPKMKSDLDILNMVYDSLQAGGKGVSIGRNVFQHRNAEMMMRAISGIVLRGSSVEDAYNLIKE; this comes from the coding sequence ATGTACGGAAAAAGCATAAGAATGGAGAGGATCGTAGACAGGAAGACAGGCAACAGCGTCATCGTTCCCATGGACCATGGTGTTTCCATCGGTCCGGTGGAAGGTCTCATAGATATGAAGAAGACCGTCGATGACGTCGCGAACGGCGGTGCGACCGCGGTTCTGATGCACAAAGGTCTGATCCGTTTTAGCCACCGTACCTCTGGCAAAGACGTCGGGCTGATACTGCATCTGTCCGCTTCCACGGATATCGGAGTTACCTCCAGAGAAAAAACGCTCGTCGCCAGCGTCGCAGAAGCACTGAAGATCGGCGCCGATGCCGTCTCCGTTCACATCAACGTCGGCGCCGAAACGGAGTCCGACATGTTATACGACATGGGGATAATCGCCGAGGAATGCGCCGAGTGGGGGATGCCCCTTATCGCAATGGCGTACCCCCGTGGCCCCTCGATCAAGAACTCATACGACCCGGATGCCGTCGCGCACGCCGCGAGGGTCGCCACCGAACTCGGCGCCGATATAGTAAAATGCAGCTACACAGGGGACGTGGATTCTTTCAGAAAAGTGGTGAAGGGGGCCTTGGCGCCGGTGGTCATCGCCGGCGGGCCGAAGATGAAGTCCGACCTCGATATATTGAATATGGTGTACGATTCCCTTCAAGCCGGAGGAAAAGGAGTGTCCATAGGAAGGAACGTGTTCCAGCACAGGAACGCCGAGATGATGATGCGCGCGATATCCGGCATCGTTCTCCGCGGATCGAGCGTTGAAGACGCGTACAATCTGATAAAGGAATGA
- a CDS encoding restriction endonuclease, whose protein sequence is MNDVKDIYLCDFDGEAFEVLCQKLLQKHYRADVEHVPLVGDGGKDLIVRFTQTDVMYIECKHHHKPIGRPAVQKLHSAMMTDGVKKGMIIATGGFTDDAKKHIRENRLNIETMDFFDLKSIGSEHGYRILLNPTSDYITICTLAPYDVIDIENIIKSNMGIRQSGKTKVDLDFEMLKNEREDRYAYRLHVSAHEDFKMTNGRLLKKLDKEMDILLDQNGLKTMPEISRIIKKLSDRDKVEGPMPIDMNIKQIESDVKEIMIRQFTEDISYVGNNGSCYNKTCSPKPKSVIVSFEYLLKYSVAHIAFGAFGLKSEISFIENKNDAPIILSKNIRTDGLCLCDDCRTLVKQIHTCSSCGRFTCKKCTLQYKKGLFSRWNDVCNDCSKKYSGQKVKLRKAE, encoded by the coding sequence ATGAACGATGTCAAGGATATATACCTGTGTGATTTTGATGGGGAAGCATTCGAGGTGCTTTGTCAAAAATTATTGCAAAAGCACTATCGGGCCGATGTAGAACATGTACCGCTGGTGGGTGACGGGGGAAAGGACTTGATTGTTCGTTTTACTCAAACGGATGTAATGTATATAGAATGCAAGCATCACCACAAACCCATCGGAAGGCCAGCAGTTCAGAAATTACACTCGGCCATGATGACAGACGGAGTAAAAAAAGGGATGATAATAGCCACAGGCGGATTCACCGACGATGCGAAAAAACACATTCGGGAGAACAGACTTAACATAGAGACCATGGATTTCTTCGATTTGAAGTCCATCGGTTCCGAACATGGCTATAGAATTCTGTTAAATCCCACCTCAGATTACATAACGATATGCACTCTGGCACCGTACGATGTGATAGACATCGAAAACATCATTAAAAGCAACATGGGTATACGACAATCTGGAAAAACAAAAGTCGATCTTGATTTTGAGATGCTAAAAAATGAGAGGGAAGATAGATATGCATATCGCTTACATGTCTCAGCACACGAAGATTTTAAAATGACGAATGGCAGGTTGTTAAAAAAACTGGACAAAGAAATGGACATCTTGTTGGACCAGAATGGTCTAAAAACCATGCCGGAGATATCGCGCATCATTAAAAAACTGTCAGACAGAGACAAGGTTGAGGGGCCAATGCCTATCGATATGAACATAAAGCAAATTGAGTCCGATGTCAAAGAGATCATGATTCGGCAGTTCACAGAAGACATATCCTATGTGGGGAACAATGGTAGCTGTTATAACAAAACATGTAGTCCCAAACCAAAGAGCGTGATAGTGTCTTTCGAATATCTTCTTAAGTATTCAGTAGCGCATATTGCTTTCGGAGCCTTTGGGCTGAAATCCGAAATATCGTTCATAGAGAATAAGAACGATGCTCCCATAATATTATCAAAGAATATTCGAACAGATGGACTGTGCCTTTGCGATGATTGCAGGACCTTAGTCAAACAAATACATACGTGCTCCAGCTGCGGCAGGTTTACCTGTAAGAAATGCACTCTTCAATACAAAAAAGGTCTTTTTTCAAGGTGGAATGACGTGTGCAATGATTGCAGTAAAAAATATTCAGGGCAAAAAGTAAAACTTAGAAAAGCAGAATGA
- a CDS encoding N-acetyltransferase translates to MECSVEHDEKGCRFNLMADGQAGGYIIYEVCDGCFDIQHTVVYPELRGNGLGEVLVAAATEYAESKGFRMMPTCSYAKRLLSLRGP, encoded by the coding sequence ATGGAATGTTCAGTGGAGCATGATGAGAAAGGCTGCAGATTCAATCTTATGGCGGACGGACAGGCAGGAGGATACATCATATATGAGGTATGCGACGGGTGCTTTGATATTCAGCACACGGTGGTCTATCCCGAGCTGAGGGGGAATGGGCTAGGGGAGGTCCTGGTTGCTGCAGCGACGGAATACGCGGAGAGTAAAGGATTCAGAATGATGCCGACGTGTAGTTATGCAAAGAGGTTATTGAGTTTGAGGGGGCCGTAA